The following proteins come from a genomic window of Candidatus Zixiibacteriota bacterium:
- a CDS encoding leucine dehydrogenase produces the protein MGLFEKMEEHGHEQLIFCYNQPTHLKAIIAIHDTTLGQAVGGCRLWKYTSEEETIQDALILSEIMTYQSAISDSDTGGGKIVLWHDFEEETDEAYYRALGRFVEGLKGRIVTYPDLGTDTQEMKYVRRETEHVLFYEISSGLRAESSELTAYGVYWGMKACVKELYGVSSLDGLTVVIQGVGSVGRILADYLKQEKVKLVVTDLNYDSIKKVQDKYPDTTITRPEEILTYKCDILSPCALGPVFTKQNIDLLRCKIIAGGAYNVLENSSLAEELFKKGILYAPDFVINSGELFLTADALKILSREEALASAKKIYDIMAKVLAISKREKVSPYQTAYKLAKERIKKVGDIKNILCCI, from the coding sequence ATGGGTCTTTTTGAGAAGATGGAGGAGCACGGGCACGAGCAGTTGATCTTCTGTTATAACCAGCCCACCCATCTGAAAGCCATAATCGCCATTCACGATACCACCCTGGGTCAGGCGGTAGGTGGGTGTAGGCTCTGGAAATACACTTCAGAGGAAGAAACGATCCAGGATGCGCTGATTTTGTCTGAGATAATGACCTATCAGTCTGCCATCTCGGATTCGGACACCGGGGGTGGGAAGATAGTATTATGGCATGATTTTGAGGAAGAAACGGATGAGGCCTATTATAGGGCATTAGGAAGGTTTGTCGAGGGCTTGAAAGGTAGGATCGTTACCTATCCGGACTTAGGCACTGATACGCAGGAGATGAAGTATGTCCGGAGAGAGACTGAGCACGTCCTTTTCTATGAGATTTCTTCAGGCTTGAGAGCAGAAAGCTCAGAGCTTACTGCTTATGGGGTTTACTGGGGGATGAAAGCCTGCGTCAAGGAGCTTTATGGTGTGTCGTCTTTAGATGGTCTCACCGTGGTAATTCAGGGAGTGGGAAGTGTTGGCAGGATATTAGCTGACTACCTTAAGCAGGAGAAAGTGAAGCTGGTGGTAACTGATCTGAATTATGATTCGATCAAAAAGGTTCAGGATAAATATCCGGATACCACAATTACCAGACCAGAGGAGATACTTACTTACAAATGCGATATCCTCTCCCCATGTGCGCTTGGTCCTGTCTTCACTAAACAGAATATCGACCTGCTCCGCTGCAAGATTATAGCTGGAGGTGCCTATAACGTGCTGGAGAATTCTTCTCTGGCTGAGGAGCTTTTCAAAAAGGGAATACTGTATGCTCCGGATTTTGTGATCAACAGCGGTGAGCTTTTCCTGACTGCGGATGCCTTAAAGATTTTGTCCAGGGAAGAAGCCTTAGCTTCAGCCAAAAAAATCTATGACATCATGGCAAAAGTGTTAGCCATATCCAAAAGGGAGAAGGTCTCGCCTTATCAGACGGCTTACAAATTGGCCAAGGAGAGGATAAAAAAGGTGGGAGATATTAAAAACATTTTGTGCTGTATATAA
- a CDS encoding hydroxymethylglutaryl-CoA synthase has protein sequence MVGITGYGAYIPRHRIKVEEIAKVWGADAQAYKKGLFVEEKSVPGPDQDTITMSVEATFSALKRAQIDPKKIGAVYVGSESHPYAVKPSGTTVAEAIGATPDVHCADFEFACKAGSEAMFVCLGLVGSGSIEYGLAIGADTSQGAPGDALEYTAAAGAAAFIMGKDNIIAEAIDTYSYMTDTPDFWRREYQFYPRHASRFTGEPAYFKHILGAGRAMLEKVKMKPKDFQYAVFHQPNGKFPQRVGRLLGFEKKQIETGLLCPKLGNTYSGSSPMGLTAILDEAKPNDLIFMVSYGSGAGSDAFVWRVTERINQVRDSAVKTREMLNNNKSYLEYGTYAKYRGKIRKGE, from the coding sequence ATGGTTGGAATCACAGGATACGGGGCATACATCCCCAGGCACCGGATAAAGGTGGAGGAGATCGCCAAGGTCTGGGGTGCGGATGCCCAAGCCTATAAAAAAGGGCTATTCGTGGAGGAAAAATCTGTACCTGGTCCGGATCAGGATACTATTACAATGTCAGTTGAGGCAACTTTCAGCGCCTTGAAAAGAGCGCAGATCGACCCTAAAAAAATCGGTGCAGTCTATGTTGGCTCAGAATCTCACCCCTATGCAGTGAAGCCTTCAGGCACAACAGTAGCGGAGGCAATTGGTGCCACCCCGGACGTTCACTGTGCAGATTTTGAATTCGCCTGCAAAGCTGGCTCTGAGGCGATGTTTGTCTGTCTGGGTTTAGTCGGCTCTGGCTCAATCGAATATGGATTAGCAATCGGGGCAGATACCTCACAGGGGGCACCAGGTGATGCCTTAGAATATACTGCTGCTGCAGGGGCTGCTGCCTTCATTATGGGAAAAGATAATATCATAGCCGAGGCGATTGACACTTACTCTTATATGACTGATACCCCTGATTTCTGGAGAAGGGAATATCAATTTTATCCCCGGCATGCCTCAAGGTTCACCGGGGAGCCAGCATATTTTAAACATATCTTGGGAGCAGGGAGGGCAATGTTAGAAAAGGTCAAGATGAAACCCAAAGATTTTCAATACGCGGTCTTTCATCAACCGAATGGTAAATTTCCACAGAGAGTTGGCAGACTCTTAGGGTTTGAGAAAAAACAGATCGAGACCGGACTTTTGTGTCCTAAATTAGGTAACACTTACTCAGGTTCATCTCCCATGGGTCTGACCGCAATTTTGGATGAAGCCAAGCCGAATGATTTGATCTTTATGGTCTCCTACGGGTCTGGCGCAGGCAGTGATGCTTTTGTCTGGAGAGTAACTGAGAGGATAAATCAAGTCAGGGATTCTGCTGTCAAGACCAGGGAAATGCTGAACAACAATAAAAGTTATTTGGAATACGGAACCTATGCTAAATACCGCGGAAAAATCAGGAAGGGAGAATAG
- the buk gene encoding butyrate kinase yields the protein MNKKINFRILAINPGSTSTKVSIFEDEKEIFGETISHSKLELEPFRRVWDQYEFRKKLIKDLLERYEIRPETLSAVVGRGGLFRPVVSGTYLVNELMIEDGRNAFGGEHPSNLGAVLAFGLGWDYHIPAFIVDPPSVDEFDECSRYSGLPEFPRKSLFHALNVKATARLAARDLKKKLEEINLIVAHLGGGITVAALKKGRVIDANNALHTGPFTPERSGTLPMFDFAEWCFSGKVTLDQVKKRMVGGGGLVAYLGTNDAKEVEKRISQGDKEAEAVYQAMIYQIACEIGSRAVALKGKVDAVVLTGGLANSQLVVDKLKEYVAFIARVLVYPGQDEMKALALGALRVLRGEEEAKTYPQSVK from the coding sequence ATGAACAAAAAAATTAATTTCAGGATTCTGGCGATTAATCCAGGCTCGACCTCTACTAAGGTTTCGATCTTTGAGGACGAAAAAGAGATCTTCGGGGAGACGATCTCTCATTCCAAACTGGAACTGGAGCCTTTCAGAAGGGTCTGGGACCAATATGAGTTCAGGAAGAAGCTGATCAAGGACCTGCTGGAGCGATATGAGATCAGACCAGAGACTCTTTCGGCAGTTGTAGGACGGGGTGGGCTTTTCAGGCCGGTGGTCTCAGGAACTTACCTGGTCAATGAGTTGATGATCGAGGATGGTAGAAACGCTTTTGGAGGTGAGCATCCATCTAACTTAGGTGCGGTTCTGGCTTTTGGTCTTGGCTGGGACTATCACATCCCGGCATTTATCGTGGACCCCCCTTCAGTAGATGAATTCGATGAATGCTCCCGTTATTCCGGCTTGCCAGAATTCCCCAGAAAAAGTCTTTTTCATGCTTTAAACGTCAAAGCCACAGCCAGGTTAGCTGCACGAGATTTGAAGAAGAAGTTAGAAGAGATAAATCTGATAGTAGCTCATTTAGGAGGGGGAATCACAGTTGCGGCTCTAAAAAAAGGTAGAGTGATTGATGCCAATAATGCTTTGCACACAGGTCCTTTCACCCCGGAAAGATCTGGCACCTTGCCGATGTTCGATTTTGCTGAATGGTGTTTTTCGGGAAAGGTGACTTTGGATCAGGTGAAAAAGAGGATGGTAGGTGGTGGTGGTCTGGTGGCTTATCTGGGAACTAACGATGCCAAGGAAGTGGAAAAAAGGATAAGCCAGGGAGACAAAGAGGCTGAGGCTGTGTACCAGGCGATGATCTACCAGATCGCCTGCGAGATAGGCTCAAGGGCAGTAGCACTCAAAGGGAAGGTCGATGCTGTGGTTTTAACCGGAGGATTGGCTAATTCTCAGTTGGTAGTTGACAAGCTGAAAGAGTATGTAGCATTCATCGCCAGGGTCTTAGTTTATCCAGGGCAGGATGAGATGAAGGCTTTAGCTTTAGGTGCCCTTCGTGTTCTAAGAGGGGAAGAGGAAGCTAAGACTTATCCGCAGTCAGTTAAATAA
- the mce gene encoding methylmalonyl-CoA epimerase produces the protein MKIEKIEHIGIAVKSIKDAMKFYGDILNLGLSEIVDVPNRKLRIAFIELGGTKLELLESMGEGSVINKFIQKKGEGIHHVCFEVEDFDKVISELKGKNVEFVDEPRIGAEGKKIVFLQPKGAFGVLIELKEK, from the coding sequence ATGAAAATAGAAAAAATCGAACATATCGGGATTGCGGTTAAAAGCATCAAAGATGCGATGAAATTTTATGGAGACATTCTGAATCTCGGTCTCTCAGAAATAGTGGACGTGCCGAACCGGAAGCTCCGGATTGCCTTTATCGAGCTTGGTGGGACTAAGTTAGAGCTTTTAGAGTCGATGGGGGAAGGAAGCGTCATCAATAAATTTATCCAGAAAAAAGGAGAAGGGATTCATCACGTCTGCTTTGAGGTAGAGGATTTTGATAAAGTCATTTCTGAATTAAAAGGTAAAAATGTCGAGTTTGTGGATGAACCCCGGATTGGAGCTGAAGGTAAGAAAATCGTTTTCCTACAGCCGAAAGGTGCATTCGGGGTGTTGATTGAGTTGAAGGAAAAATAG
- a CDS encoding Zn-ribbon domain-containing OB-fold protein, with amino-acid sequence MSSPRYWRGIPQRYRLEAGKCKKCGKIYFPPRLICDECKGREFEKVNLPKEGKILTYTIIRVAPSQCTDQAPYAMGIVELSAGSTGKDGVKILSQIADCDFDKLEIGMPVRIEFRKIYQEGEAGIICYGYKCVPV; translated from the coding sequence ATGTCATCACCCAGATACTGGAGGGGAATCCCTCAAAGATATAGATTGGAAGCCGGCAAGTGCAAAAAATGCGGCAAGATATATTTTCCGCCCAGACTGATTTGCGATGAGTGCAAAGGACGGGAGTTTGAGAAAGTCAATTTGCCAAAAGAAGGTAAAATTCTCACTTATACCATAATACGGGTTGCTCCCAGCCAGTGCACAGACCAGGCACCTTATGCTATGGGGATTGTTGAATTATCCGCAGGATCCACAGGAAAGGATGGAGTGAAAATTTTATCCCAGATTGCAGATTGCGATTTTGATAAACTGGAAATCGGGATGCCAGTGAGGATCGAGTTCCGGAAAATCTACCAGGAAGGCGAAGCCGGGATTATCTGTTACGGTTATAAATGCGTGCCGGTGTAA
- a CDS encoding enoyl-CoA hydratase/isomerase family protein, with the protein MPSEYQTIDFKIENQIARIFLNRPEVHNAFDDVMISELSEVFKKIAQDEKVRIAVLSGNGQSFCAGADLNWMKRVVNFSYEENLKESLQLAELFYLMYTLPQPTIARVNGVSIGGGAGLVAVCDIVIASDKAKFSLSEVKLGLVPACISPYVLRRVGERVARELFLTGERIDAQKALQFGMANQVVPEEKLDETVNERVKQLLSSGPKALAMCKDLLQKVPSMGYEEFKRYTAEVIAKMRISEEGQEGMNAFLEKRKPKWNQE; encoded by the coding sequence ATGCCTTCAGAATATCAAACCATCGACTTTAAGATAGAAAACCAGATCGCCCGCATTTTTTTGAACCGCCCGGAAGTTCATAACGCCTTCGATGACGTAATGATCTCGGAGCTTTCTGAAGTTTTCAAGAAAATCGCTCAGGATGAAAAGGTCAGAATTGCAGTTCTCAGCGGGAATGGCCAATCTTTCTGCGCGGGTGCGGATTTGAACTGGATGAAAAGAGTGGTCAATTTTTCGTATGAGGAAAATTTAAAAGAGTCTCTGCAGTTAGCAGAGCTTTTTTATTTGATGTATACTCTTCCCCAACCAACTATTGCAAGAGTCAACGGTGTATCTATTGGAGGGGGAGCAGGGCTGGTTGCCGTTTGTGACATTGTTATTGCCTCAGACAAAGCTAAATTCAGCTTATCCGAGGTGAAATTAGGTTTGGTTCCTGCCTGTATCTCACCCTATGTTCTGCGAAGAGTGGGTGAAAGAGTCGCACGAGAACTATTCTTGACAGGAGAGAGGATTGATGCCCAAAAAGCCTTACAATTTGGGATGGCAAATCAAGTAGTGCCAGAGGAAAAATTGGATGAAACAGTAAATGAAAGGGTAAAACAGCTTCTTTCCTCAGGTCCAAAAGCTCTGGCTATGTGTAAGGATTTATTGCAAAAGGTTCCCTCGATGGGTTATGAAGAATTCAAAAGATATACTGCAGAGGTCATTGCTAAGATGAGAATCAGCGAGGAAGGGCAGGAAGGGATGAACGCTTTTTTAGAGAAAAGAAAGCCGAAATGGAATCAAGAATAA
- a CDS encoding thiolase domain-containing protein, giving the protein MRDVAIIGVGMNKWGELWESSLRDIFTEAALLAIEDAGVDHIDSMYIGCMSSGLFVGQEHLSSLLTDYLGMGPIPATRVESACSSGGLALRSGFIDVASGMNDIVLVGGVEKMTDVSVHGATFALSTAADQEYEVYHGVTFPGLYALMARAHMHRYGTTRKQLAQVAVKNHFHGSMNPLAQYPQKITAEEVIESVMVADPLRILDCSPITDGAAAVILAPLDLAKKISKKPVVKIIGSGHATDTIALHSRNDLTEIKSTERAAKIAYEMAGKSPEEIHLAEVHDCFTIAEICVIEALGFAEKGKGGPETEHGLTTLGGKIPVNTSGGLKSKGHPVGATGVAQAIEITKQLRGEAGERQVKNAKVGLTQNMGGSGGSSLIHIMEVV; this is encoded by the coding sequence ATGAGAGACGTAGCCATTATCGGAGTAGGAATGAATAAATGGGGGGAGTTATGGGAAAGTTCTTTAAGAGATATTTTCACTGAAGCCGCTCTTTTAGCTATCGAAGATGCAGGGGTTGACCATATAGATTCGATGTATATCGGGTGTATGTCCTCAGGGCTTTTCGTAGGGCAGGAGCACCTTTCCTCGCTTTTAACTGATTATCTGGGAATGGGACCTATTCCTGCTACCAGGGTCGAATCTGCCTGCTCTTCAGGAGGATTGGCTTTGAGAAGCGGATTTATCGACGTTGCCTCCGGGATGAACGATATTGTGTTAGTTGGAGGAGTGGAGAAGATGACTGATGTCTCTGTGCATGGAGCTACCTTTGCGCTGTCCACAGCCGCAGACCAGGAATATGAGGTTTACCATGGAGTGACATTCCCCGGACTTTATGCTTTGATGGCACGGGCACACATGCACAGATACGGAACTACCAGAAAGCAGTTAGCTCAAGTCGCAGTTAAAAACCATTTTCACGGCTCGATGAATCCGTTAGCCCAATATCCCCAGAAGATAACTGCAGAGGAGGTCATCGAGTCGGTTATGGTGGCAGACCCCTTGAGAATTTTGGATTGTTCTCCGATCACAGACGGTGCCGCTGCAGTGATTTTAGCTCCACTGGATTTAGCCAAAAAGATTTCCAAAAAACCAGTAGTAAAAATCATCGGCTCAGGTCACGCCACAGATACAATAGCCCTTCACAGCCGTAACGACCTGACTGAAATCAAATCTACTGAAAGAGCAGCCAAGATCGCCTATGAGATGGCAGGTAAAAGTCCGGAAGAGATTCACTTAGCTGAAGTGCACGACTGTTTCACCATAGCGGAGATATGCGTTATCGAAGCTTTAGGATTTGCTGAAAAAGGGAAGGGAGGACCTGAGACTGAACATGGACTCACTACCTTGGGCGGAAAGATTCCGGTCAACACTTCCGGCGGACTAAAGTCCAAGGGCCATCCGGTAGGAGCCACAGGTGTTGCCCAGGCTATCGAGATAACAAAGCAGCTCAGGGGTGAGGCAGGGGAGCGGCAGGTTAAGAATGCCAAGGTTGGGCTGACCCAGAATATGGGAGGAAGCGGAGGAAGCAGCCTAATTCATATAATGGAGGTGGTATAA
- a CDS encoding methylcrotonoyl-CoA carboxylase — MFRIESKIDTGSLEYKANSEALQRVVDEYKEALAKVKEGGSAKDRERHKSRGKLLPRERLNLLFDKNTPFLEFSHLAANKVYEEDPPGAGIITGVGVVHGREVLIVANDATVKGGTYFPMTIKKHVRAQEIAEQNRLPCVYLVDSGGIFLPYQSGTFPDRDHFGKIFYNQARLSALGIPQIAVVLGSCTAGGAYVPAMSDEAVIVRKQGTIFIGGPPLVKAATGEEVTDEELGGADVHCRISGVADHYALNDEHAIEITRNIIENLNPPKKFELEASEPEEPYYDPKEIYGVVPRDIRKPYDQREIIARIVDGSKFQEFKELYGPTIVTGFARIMGYPVGILANNGVLFSESSVKAAHFITLCTMRKIPLIFLQNITGFIVGKQYEHGGIAKDGAKMVHAVANADVPKFTVIVGGSYGAGNYGMCGRAYNPRLLWMWPNAKICVMGGDQAANVLLTVRMRSLEAKGIKMTEEEQEKFKEPILKKYEEESSPYYSTARIWDDGIVDPVETRTALALGISMSLNAPIPETKYGIFRM, encoded by the coding sequence ATGTTCCGCATAGAATCAAAAATCGATACTGGTTCCTTAGAATACAAGGCTAATTCTGAGGCTCTGCAAAGGGTGGTGGATGAGTATAAGGAGGCGCTGGCTAAGGTCAAGGAGGGCGGGTCTGCTAAGGATAGGGAAAGGCATAAATCCAGAGGAAAGCTTTTGCCCAGGGAAAGGCTGAATCTTCTCTTCGATAAAAATACTCCTTTCTTAGAGTTCTCCCATTTAGCCGCTAACAAGGTGTATGAGGAAGACCCTCCTGGTGCTGGAATTATCACCGGAGTAGGCGTGGTGCATGGAAGAGAGGTCTTGATTGTGGCTAATGATGCTACAGTAAAGGGCGGAACTTACTTTCCGATGACCATCAAAAAGCACGTCCGTGCCCAGGAGATTGCAGAGCAGAACAGGCTTCCCTGTGTCTATTTGGTCGACTCAGGCGGGATTTTCCTTCCCTACCAGTCAGGAACATTCCCGGATAGAGACCATTTTGGGAAAATCTTTTATAATCAAGCCAGGCTCTCTGCTTTAGGGATTCCTCAAATTGCTGTGGTCTTAGGCTCCTGCACTGCAGGGGGTGCTTATGTTCCGGCAATGAGCGATGAGGCGGTTATAGTAAGAAAACAGGGGACGATTTTCATCGGAGGTCCTCCTTTGGTAAAAGCCGCAACCGGAGAAGAGGTCACAGATGAAGAATTGGGCGGAGCAGACGTTCACTGCCGGATTTCCGGAGTTGCAGATCATTACGCTTTGAATGATGAACATGCCATAGAGATCACCAGGAACATAATCGAGAATTTGAACCCGCCGAAGAAATTCGAATTGGAAGCCTCGGAGCCGGAAGAGCCTTATTATGATCCAAAGGAAATTTACGGGGTCGTTCCCAGGGATATAAGAAAACCTTATGACCAGAGGGAGATTATTGCACGGATAGTTGATGGCAGCAAATTTCAGGAGTTCAAAGAGCTTTACGGACCTACTATAGTCACCGGTTTTGCCCGGATAATGGGGTATCCGGTTGGTATTTTGGCAAACAACGGCGTCCTTTTCTCGGAAAGCTCAGTCAAGGCAGCACACTTCATCACTCTGTGCACGATGAGGAAAATTCCTTTGATATTTTTGCAGAATATCACCGGCTTTATCGTCGGAAAACAATATGAACACGGCGGAATTGCCAAAGATGGTGCCAAGATGGTTCATGCGGTCGCCAATGCAGACGTGCCGAAGTTCACTGTCATTGTTGGCGGATCATATGGTGCTGGGAATTACGGGATGTGCGGAAGAGCTTATAATCCGCGCCTCTTATGGATGTGGCCCAATGCTAAAATCTGCGTTATGGGCGGAGATCAGGCGGCAAATGTTCTTTTGACTGTCAGGATGAGATCCTTAGAGGCTAAAGGAATCAAGATGACCGAAGAGGAACAGGAGAAGTTCAAGGAGCCGATTTTGAAAAAATATGAAGAGGAGTCCAGCCCTTACTACAGCACCGCACGAATATGGGATGATGGGATAGTTGATCCAGTCGAAACCAGGACCGCCTTAGCTTTAGGAATCTCTATGTCTCTGAATGCTCCAATCCCTGAGACGAAGTATGGGATTTTCAGAATGTAA
- the accC gene encoding acetyl-CoA carboxylase biotin carboxylase subunit: MFKKILIANRGEIAVRIIRACKEMGIETVAVYSDVDKKALHAQLADEAYLLGPAPPLESYLNIDKIIETTKKSKAEAIHPGYGFLAENHLFSKRCEDEKITFIGPNSKALRLVGDKLESRNTMTQAKIPIIPGMKMKGGSLKDFEEQAEKIGYPVMLKASAGGGGKGMRIIHSKEDLKSSIEAGMREAKSAFGDESVYLEKCVERPRHIEFQVLADNYGNAVHFFERECSIQRRHQKIIEETPSTALTPELRAEMGKTAVKVIQTANYNNAGTVEFLLDENGKYYFLEVNARIQVEHPITEMVTGVDLVKSQIRIASGEKLPFRQEELSQRGHAIECRIYAEDPENDFLPSFGKILYVKEPSGPGIRNDSGLYSGIDVTMHYDPILAKLICWGENRESARRRAIQALSDYAILGIKTQVNYLKDLLSHQEFVDGNTRTDFIPKNMSEWKEKRSREKLRETALIAGAIQSMEKTSPKGKMVKATGFDPWISLGRWEIGA; the protein is encoded by the coding sequence ATGTTCAAAAAAATTCTAATAGCTAACCGTGGTGAAATCGCTGTCCGGATCATCCGGGCCTGTAAGGAGATGGGGATTGAAACTGTGGCGGTCTATTCGGATGTGGATAAAAAAGCCCTGCACGCTCAATTAGCAGATGAGGCTTATCTTCTGGGTCCTGCTCCTCCTTTAGAAAGTTATCTGAACATAGATAAGATCATCGAGACAACCAAGAAAAGTAAAGCCGAAGCGATTCATCCGGGATATGGTTTTCTGGCGGAGAATCATCTTTTTTCCAAAAGGTGCGAGGATGAAAAGATAACTTTCATCGGTCCTAATTCAAAAGCTCTGAGATTGGTTGGAGACAAACTTGAATCTCGAAACACGATGACTCAAGCTAAAATTCCAATAATACCTGGTATGAAGATGAAAGGCGGAAGTCTAAAGGACTTTGAAGAGCAGGCAGAGAAGATTGGTTATCCGGTGATGCTCAAAGCTTCTGCCGGTGGTGGAGGAAAGGGGATGAGGATTATTCACTCTAAGGAAGATTTAAAATCCTCTATTGAAGCCGGAATGAGGGAGGCAAAATCTGCTTTTGGGGATGAGTCGGTTTACTTAGAGAAGTGCGTTGAGAGACCGAGGCACATCGAGTTTCAGGTGTTAGCAGATAATTATGGAAATGCGGTTCACTTTTTTGAAAGGGAGTGCTCTATCCAGAGGAGACATCAAAAGATAATCGAGGAGACTCCTTCAACTGCTTTGACTCCCGAACTGAGAGCGGAAATGGGGAAGACCGCGGTGAAAGTGATTCAAACTGCAAATTATAACAATGCAGGAACAGTTGAGTTTTTATTAGATGAAAATGGAAAATATTATTTCTTAGAGGTTAATGCCCGAATTCAGGTCGAGCATCCCATTACTGAGATGGTAACTGGAGTCGATTTGGTCAAATCACAGATAAGAATTGCCAGCGGTGAGAAACTTCCTTTCAGGCAAGAGGAGCTTTCACAAAGAGGGCATGCCATAGAATGCAGGATCTACGCAGAAGACCCGGAGAATGACTTTCTCCCTTCCTTTGGGAAAATACTTTATGTCAAGGAGCCATCAGGTCCCGGCATAAGAAACGACTCAGGTCTTTATTCGGGTATAGATGTGACCATGCATTATGACCCGATTCTGGCTAAACTAATCTGCTGGGGTGAGAATAGAGAATCCGCTAGGAGAAGAGCAATTCAGGCTCTTTCCGATTATGCTATCCTGGGGATCAAAACGCAGGTAAACTATCTTAAGGATTTGCTATCTCATCAGGAATTTGTTGACGGAAATACCCGCACTGATTTCATTCCGAAAAATATGAGCGAGTGGAAAGAAAAAAGGTCAAGAGAAAAGCTCAGAGAAACTGCCCTGATAGCCGGAGCTATTCAATCGATGGAAAAGACCTCACCTAAGGGAAAGATGGTTAAAGCTACGGGATTCGACCCCTGGATTTCCCTGGGAAGATGGGAGATAGGCGCATAA
- a CDS encoding tetratricopeptide repeat protein, with product MNIFGYQIDLLLLWTIIAGLAAIVIALFAWILPPRGHLRKEEEERTKRIEESAQTATKEAIAAKEEAMKAKEKADLANKNIENIERHLGIPIYTDGLPFSNPRVFDPFFEGSKLMTEYKWSEAIVEFRRAMKEAKASELVRLYNFIGLCYYTTGKLELAQENYEKSLTLAKEFGDNAGEAMALGNLGLIYQIMGNFDEALKYHEKALKIFIEINNQKDKATTLNNLGVIFQSKGNLDEAFKYHEEALKISSETGNQIDKARALGSLGLIYQTKRIFDKALEYYVAALKIFRESGYKEGEASTLNNLGIFFQSKGDIDEALRYYQEALKIDRQINNRLDEAKALNNIAVILRTKGDLDTALVSHTEALKIFMEIGNKEGEARIFNNIGLIYKIKGNLQEALKYLEKALKIYEEIGNKEGEALASINLGLIFQTKGEKEKALKYMEASLNQFTQIGAQREIDSIKQNIEKIKDK from the coding sequence ATGAATATCTTTGGTTATCAAATTGACCTTCTTTTATTGTGGACAATTATCGCTGGTTTAGCTGCCATAGTAATTGCTCTTTTCGCCTGGATTTTGCCACCACGTGGTCATCTACGAAAGGAAGAGGAAGAACGTACTAAACGAATCGAAGAATCAGCACAAACAGCTACAAAAGAGGCGATAGCTGCAAAAGAAGAAGCTATGAAAGCTAAAGAAAAAGCCGATTTGGCAAATAAAAATATAGAGAATATTGAAAGACATTTGGGTATTCCAATTTACACTGACGGTTTACCTTTTTCGAACCCACGAGTCTTTGATCCGTTTTTCGAGGGTTCGAAGCTGATGACAGAATATAAATGGAGCGAGGCAATTGTTGAATTCAGACGCGCAATGAAAGAAGCCAAAGCGAGTGAATTAGTCCGGCTTTATAATTTTATTGGGCTTTGTTATTATACTACCGGTAAACTTGAGTTAGCTCAAGAAAACTATGAGAAATCTTTAACACTTGCTAAAGAGTTTGGGGATAATGCAGGTGAAGCAATGGCTCTTGGCAACCTTGGTTTGATTTATCAAATAATGGGTAATTTTGACGAGGCTTTAAAATATCATGAGAAGGCTTTAAAAATTTTTATAGAAATTAACAATCAAAAAGATAAAGCAACAACTCTTAACAACCTAGGTGTAATCTTTCAATCCAAAGGAAATTTGGATGAAGCCTTTAAATACCACGAAGAGGCACTAAAAATTAGTAGTGAAACTGGCAATCAGATTGATAAAGCTAGGGCACTTGGAAGCCTTGGTTTAATTTATCAAACAAAAAGAATATTTGACAAAGCTTTAGAGTACTATGTTGCCGCTTTAAAAATTTTTAGAGAAAGCGGCTATAAAGAAGGAGAAGCCTCTACACTTAACAACCTCGGTATATTCTTTCAGTCAAAAGGAGATATAGACGAAGCCTTAAGGTACTACCAAGAAGCTCTGAAGATTGACAGACAAATAAACAATCGTTTAGATGAAGCAAAAGCTCTTAACAATATAGCTGTAATCCTCAGAACCAAAGGTGATTTAGACACGGCGTTAGTTTCTCATACAGAGGCTTTAAAGATTTTTATGGAAATTGGAAATAAAGAAGGGGAAGCAAGGATTTTTAATAACATAGGTTTAATCTATAAGATTAAAGGCAATTTACAGGAGGCCTTGAAATATCTAGAAAAGGCTTTAAAAATATATGAAGAAATAGGCAATAAAGAAGGAGAGGCATTAGCAAGTATCAATCTTGGTCTAATTTTTCAAACCAAAGGTGAAAAGGAAAAGGCGTTAAAATATATGGAAGCCTCTTTAAATCAGTTTACTCAGATCGGGGCACAAAGGGAAATTGATTCTATTAAACAAAATATCGAAAAAATAAAAGATAAATAA